The following proteins are co-located in the Paroedura picta isolate Pp20150507F chromosome 18, Ppicta_v3.0, whole genome shotgun sequence genome:
- the HACD3 gene encoding very-long-chain (3R)-3-hydroxyacyl-CoA dehydratase 3 isoform X1 — translation MPGGGSLTPQVHWAQRHREIYLRVELSDAQDPDINITDNVLHFKAQGHGAKGDNVYEFQIEFLEPVKPQPVCKVTQRQLNITVKKQESHWWERLTKQEKRPLFLAPDFDRWLDESDAEMELKAKEEEKINKISLENRIPKDPFRHLKRGYLFMYNLVQFLGFSWIFVNLSVRLFMLGKDSFFDTFHTTSDMMYLCQTLAVMEIVNTLIGLVRAPLVPILLQVFGRNFILFVVLGGVEEMQSKAVVFFVFYTWSLVEIFRYPFYMLSCIDIEWKVLTWIRYSIWIPLYPLGILAEAVTVIQAIPVFSSTGRFGLTLPSPLDFTVPFSVVLQLYLVALFLGPFVNFRHLYKQRKRHLGPKKRKVH, via the exons ATGCCGGGCGGCGGGAGCCTGACCCCGCAGGTGCACTGGGCGCAGCGCCACCGCGAGATCTACCTGCGCGTGGAGCTCAGCGACGCCCAG GACCCAGACATCAACATTACAGACAATGTGCTCCATTTCAAAG CTCAAGGCCACGGCGCCAAAGGAGACAACGTGTATGAATTTCAAATTGAATTCCTGGAACCCGTGAAGCCGCAG CCTGTGTGCAAGGTGACCCAGAGGCAGCTGAACATCACAGTGAAGAAGCAAGAGAGCCACTGGTGGGAACGGCTGACCAAGCAGGAGAAGCGGCCGCTCTTCCTCGCGCCCGACTTCGACCGCTGGCTGGATGAGTCGGACGCCGAGATGGAGCTGAAAGCCAAG gaagaagaaaaaattaacAAGATCAGCCTCGAGAACAGGATTCCCAAAGATC CTTTCCGGCACCTGAAGAGAGGCTACCTGTTCATGTACAACCTGGTGCAATTCCTGGGCTTCTCCTGGATCTTCGTGAACTTGTCGGTTCGGCTTTTCATGTTGGGAAAAG ATTCCTTCTTCGATACGTTCCACACTACCTCGGACATGATGTACCTGTGCCAGACGCTGGCTGTGATGGAGATTGTGAACACCTTGATCGGCCTTGTCCGTGCTCCTCTGGTCCCCATTCTGCTCCAG GTTTTCGGGCGGAATTTTATCCTCTTCGTTGTCCTCGGAGGGGTGGAGGAAATGCAAAGTAAAGCAGTGGTGTTCTTCGTCTTCTACACCTGGAGCTTGGTGGAGATATTCAG GTACCCCTTCTACATGCTTTCCTGCATCGACATAGAGTGGAAGGTCCTGACGTGGATCCGCTACAGCATCTGGATCCCCCTGTACCCGCTGGGGATCCTGGCGGAAG CCGTCACTGTGATTCAGGCCATTCCCGTCTTCAGCAGCACAGGGAGGTTCGGCCTCACGCTGCCCTCCCCCCTGGACTTCACCGTTCCGTTCTCGGTGGTCCTGCAGCTCTACCTGGTGGCCTTGTTTCTAG GGCCGTTTGTCAACTTCCGTCATCTCTACAAGCAGCGGAAGCGGCACCTTGGCCCCAAGAAGCGGAAAGTCCACTAG
- the DPP8 gene encoding dipeptidyl peptidase 8: MAAAMETEQASLEIFETSERQESAASEGKAPLTAYYVERHSWSQLKKLLADTRKHHSGLMAKAPHDFTLVKHDDPEGPHSDRVYFLAMSSENRENTLFYSEIPKTINRGAVLMLSWKPLLDLFQAGLDYGMYSREEELLRERKRIGTVGIASYDYHRESGTFLFQAGSGIYHVKDGGLSGFTSQPLRPNLVETSCPNIRMDPKICPADPNWIAFVHSNDIWISNLETKEERRLTFVHKEFANVEDDPKSAGVATFVLQEEFDRYTGYWWCPAVEPTADGGKILRILYEENDESEVEIIHVTSPMLETRRTDSFRYPKTGTANPKVTFKLSEISIAADGSISDVVDKELVQPFEILFEGVEYIARAGWTVEGKYAWAILLDRSQTRLQIALLPPALFIPVEDDAMERQQLIDAVPDSVTPLVIYEETTDIWINIHDIFHVFPQTQKDVIEFIFASECKTGFRHLYKIAALLKDSRYKRSCGGIPAPNDFLCPIKEEVAITGGEWEVLGRHGSNIRVDEAKKMVYFEGTKDSPLEHHLYVTSYEHPGEVKRLTDWGFSHSCYVSENCDMVICKFSNQKHPHQVSLYKFTGPEDDPTHRAKEFWATLLDSAGPIPDYIPPEIFTFQSSSGFVLYGMIYKPHHLQLGKKYPTVLFIYGGPQVQLVNNRFKGVKYFRLNTLAALGYVVVVIDNQGSCHRGLKFEGAFKYKMGQIEINDQVEGLKYLASRYEFIDLDRVGIHGWSYGGYLSLMALLQKPNIFKVAVAGAPVTLWLFYDTGYTERYMGHPDQNEQGYYLGSVAMQANKFPSEPNRLLLLHGFLDENVHFAHSSILLSFLVRAGKPYDLQIYPQERHSIRVPESGEHYELHLLYYLQENLGSRMAALKAMQ; encoded by the exons ATGGCGGCCGCCATGGAGACTGAGCAGGCCAGCCTGGAGATCTTCGAGACGTCCGAGCGGCAGGAGAGCGCGGCCTCAGAGGGGAAGGCCCCGCTGACCGCCTATTATGTGGAGCGGCATTCCTGGAGCCAGCTGAAGAAGCTGCTGGCGGACACCCGGAAGCACCACAGCGGGCTGATGGCCAAGGCACCCCACGACTTCACCCTCGTGAAGCATGACGATCCCGAAGGGCCCCACTCGGACCGGGTCTATTTCCTCG CCATGTCCAGCGAGAACCGGGAAAATACGTTGTTCTACTCTGAAATCCCCAAAACGATCAACAGAGGAGCCGTTCTTATGCTTTCCTGGAAGCCCCTCCTGGATCTCTTTCAA GCTGGCTTAGATTACGGGATGTACTCCCGGGAGGAGGAACTCCTGCGGGAAAGGAAGCGGATCGGGACAGTGGGGATCGCCTCGTACGATTACCACCGAGAAAGCGGCACATTTCTGTTCCAAGCCGGCAGCGGGATCTACCACGTGAAAGACGGCGGCCTCAGCGGCTTCACG AGCCAGCCTTTGCGTCCCAATTTGGTGGAGACCAGCTGCCCCAACATACGGATGGACCCCAAAATATGCCCGGCCGACCCGAACTGGATTGCGTTTGTCCACAGCAATGACATCTGGATCTCGAATCTAGAGACGAAGGAAGAAAGACGGCTGACGTTTGTACACAAAG AATTTGCCAACGTTGAGGACGACCCCAAATCCGCCGGCGTGGCCACATTTGTGCTGCAAGAGGAATTTGACAGATATACCGGCTACTGGTGGTGCCCGGCTGTGGAGCCGA CTGCAGACGGAGGCAAAATCCTTAGAATTCTGTATGAAGAAAACGACGAGTCAGAGGTGGAAATAATTCACGTCACATCCCCGATGCTGGAGACGAGGCGGACGGATTCTTTTCGCTATCCCAAAACGG GCACTGCTAACCCCAAAGTCACTTTCAAATTATCCGAAATCTCCATTGCGGCCGATGGAAGC ATTTCGGACGTGGTGGACAAAGAGCTGGTTCAGCCCTTTGAGATCCTTTTTGAAGGCGTGGAGTACATCGCCAGAGCGGGATGGACCGTGGAGGGCAAATA TGCGTGGGCCATCTTGCTGGATCGCTCTCAGACGCGGCTTCAGATTGCGTTGCTTCCCCCCGCTTTATTTATACCCGTGGAGGACGACGCCATGGAGAGGCAGCAGCTGATCGATGCCGTGCCCGATTCCGTGACGCCCCTGGTCATTTACGAAGAAACAACAGACATCTGGATCAAC ATCCACGATATCTTCCACGTCTTCCCCCAAACCCAGAAGGATGTGATAGAGTTCATCTTTGCCTCAGAGTGCAAAACGGGCTTCCGGCACCTGTACAAGATCGCAGCACTGCTGAAGGACAGCCGATACAAACGGTCCTGCGGAGGAATCCCGGCACCAA ATGATTTCCTGTGCCCCATCAAAGAGGAAGTGGCCATCACCGGCGGAGAGTGGGAAGTCCTCGGCCGTCATGGGTCCAAC ATCCGGGTGGATGAAGCTAAAAAAATGGTATATTTTGAAGGTACGAAGGACTCTCCCTTGGAACACCACCTGTACGTCACTAGCTATGAGCACCCTGGAGAGGTGAAGCGGTTGACAGATTGGGGCTTTTCGCACTCGTGCTACGTCAGTGAG AACTGCGACATGGTCATCTGTAAGTTTAGCAACCAGAAGCACCCGCACCAAGTGTCCCTCTACAAGTTCACCGGTCCGGAAGACGACCCCACCCACCGGGCCAAGGAGTTCTGGGCCACCCTTTTGGATTCCGCGG GGCCGATCCCCGATTATATCCCGCCTGAGATCTTCACCTTCCAGAGTTCTTCAGGATTTGTGCTTTATGGGATGATCTATAAACCTCACCATCTCCAGCTTGGGAAGAAATACCCGACCGTCCTCTTCATCTACGGAGGCCCGCAG GTCCAGCTGGTGAACAATCGCTTCAAAGGGGTGAAGTATTTTCGCTTGAACACTCTGGCCGCTCTGGGCTACGTGGTGGTGGTGATCGACAACCAGGGCTCCTGTCACCGCGGCCTGAAGTTTGAAGGGGCCTTTAAGTACAAGATG GGACAAATTGAAATCAACGACCAAGTAGAAGGGTTGAAGTACTTGGCCTCTCGATACGAATTCATCGACCTGGACCGGGTTGGCATTCATGGCTGGTCTTACGGAGGATACCTTTCCCTCATGGCGTTACTGCAAAAGCCAAACATCTTCAAG GTGGCTGTTGCTGGCGCCCCGGTGACATTGTGGCTCTTCTACGACACGGGATACACCGAACGCTACATGGGACACCCGGATCAGAACGAGCAGGGGTATTACCTGGGCTCCGTGGCTATGCAAGCCAATAAGTTTCCTTCGGA GCCCAaccggctgctgctgcttcacggATTCCTGGACGAAAACGTACACTTTGCCCACTCGAGCATCTTACTGAGCTTCCTCGTCCGGGCCGGGAAACCGTACGACCTGCAG ATCTACCCTCAGGAGCGACACAGCATCCGGGTTCCCGAATCAGGAGAGCACTACGAACTTCACCTGTTGTATTACCTCCAGGAGAACCTGGGGTCCCGCATGGCTGCACTGAAGGCGATGCagtga
- the HACD3 gene encoding very-long-chain (3R)-3-hydroxyacyl-CoA dehydratase 3 isoform X2: protein MELKAKEEEKINKISLENRIPKDPFRHLKRGYLFMYNLVQFLGFSWIFVNLSVRLFMLGKDSFFDTFHTTSDMMYLCQTLAVMEIVNTLIGLVRAPLVPILLQVFGRNFILFVVLGGVEEMQSKAVVFFVFYTWSLVEIFRYPFYMLSCIDIEWKVLTWIRYSIWIPLYPLGILAEAVTVIQAIPVFSSTGRFGLTLPSPLDFTVPFSVVLQLYLVALFLGPFVNFRHLYKQRKRHLGPKKRKVH from the exons ATGGAGCTGAAAGCCAAG gaagaagaaaaaattaacAAGATCAGCCTCGAGAACAGGATTCCCAAAGATC CTTTCCGGCACCTGAAGAGAGGCTACCTGTTCATGTACAACCTGGTGCAATTCCTGGGCTTCTCCTGGATCTTCGTGAACTTGTCGGTTCGGCTTTTCATGTTGGGAAAAG ATTCCTTCTTCGATACGTTCCACACTACCTCGGACATGATGTACCTGTGCCAGACGCTGGCTGTGATGGAGATTGTGAACACCTTGATCGGCCTTGTCCGTGCTCCTCTGGTCCCCATTCTGCTCCAG GTTTTCGGGCGGAATTTTATCCTCTTCGTTGTCCTCGGAGGGGTGGAGGAAATGCAAAGTAAAGCAGTGGTGTTCTTCGTCTTCTACACCTGGAGCTTGGTGGAGATATTCAG GTACCCCTTCTACATGCTTTCCTGCATCGACATAGAGTGGAAGGTCCTGACGTGGATCCGCTACAGCATCTGGATCCCCCTGTACCCGCTGGGGATCCTGGCGGAAG CCGTCACTGTGATTCAGGCCATTCCCGTCTTCAGCAGCACAGGGAGGTTCGGCCTCACGCTGCCCTCCCCCCTGGACTTCACCGTTCCGTTCTCGGTGGTCCTGCAGCTCTACCTGGTGGCCTTGTTTCTAG GGCCGTTTGTCAACTTCCGTCATCTCTACAAGCAGCGGAAGCGGCACCTTGGCCCCAAGAAGCGGAAAGTCCACTAG